A single genomic interval of Acidovorax sp. 1608163 harbors:
- a CDS encoding SOS response-associated peptidase encodes MTTQYETLHPEDTYREAFGVEPPEVPAERMLWPRKPGFFIVHRPVATALRAPAAAGPEVTAAAPQAVAADAPSAEAPAPTPPADRTRVLMPAQWGLVPHWVKSASDAKLRAPKLTTAKSDLLGTGTAFREAWLAGQRCIVPMQAFYADDHRKGKPVPTRIARVDGKPMGLAGLWARWQGAEGEEIISYALITVNANNHALLNRYQPPGSEKSMPVILNEGAYDAWLTARTDKAKEFLRQYPAQSLLANPVEKKADKTPKGWLD; translated from the coding sequence ATGACCACCCAGTACGAAACCCTGCACCCCGAAGACACCTACCGCGAGGCCTTTGGCGTGGAGCCCCCCGAGGTGCCTGCCGAGCGGATGCTGTGGCCGCGCAAGCCGGGGTTCTTCATCGTGCACCGGCCCGTGGCCACCGCCCTGCGGGCGCCCGCAGCTGCAGGGCCTGAGGTGACGGCGGCTGCGCCCCAGGCCGTGGCGGCCGATGCGCCCTCCGCAGAGGCCCCGGCCCCCACACCACCCGCCGACCGCACCCGCGTGCTGATGCCCGCGCAATGGGGGTTGGTGCCGCACTGGGTCAAGTCGGCGTCGGACGCCAAGCTGCGCGCCCCCAAGCTGACCACGGCCAAGTCCGACCTGCTGGGCACCGGCACCGCCTTTCGCGAAGCCTGGCTGGCGGGGCAGCGCTGCATCGTGCCCATGCAGGCCTTTTATGCAGACGACCACCGCAAGGGCAAGCCCGTGCCCACCCGCATTGCCCGCGTCGACGGCAAACCCATGGGCCTGGCAGGCCTGTGGGCCCGCTGGCAGGGGGCCGAGGGCGAAGAGATCATCAGCTACGCGCTCATTACCGTGAACGCCAACAACCATGCGCTGCTCAACCGCTACCAGCCCCCGGGCAGCGAAAAGAGCATGCCCGTCATCCTGAACGAGGGCGCCTACGACGCTTGGCTGACCGCCCGCACCGACAAGGCCAAAGAGTTTTTGCGCCAGTACCCCGCGCAGTCGCTGCTGGCCAACCCGGTCGAGAAGAAGGCCGACAAGACGCCCAAGGGTTGGCTGGACTGA
- a CDS encoding DNA topoisomerase III, whose amino-acid sequence MTKTLVIAEKPSVAQDIVRALTPVAGKFDKHEDHFENDRYVVTSAVGHLVEIQAPEQFDVKRGKWSFAHLPVIPPFFDLKPVDKTKSRLNAVVKQAKRKDVSELINACDAGREGELIFRLIEQYAGGSKPLGKPVRRLWLQSMTPQAIRDGFNALRSEQQMAGLASAARSRSEADWLVGINGTRAMTAFNSRDGGFFLTTVGRVQTPTLSLVVEREEKIRKFISRDYWEIHATFGAQAGEYPAKWFDPKWKKGEDAEMRADRVWSAAEAQSIANAVRGKQATVTEESKPTTQASPLLFDLTSLQREANGKFGFSAKTTLALAQSLYERHKALTYPRTDSRALPEDYLPVAKQTFEMLADSGMRHLAPHALTALNNNYVRPSKRIFDNSKVSDHFAIIPTLQAPSGLSEAEQKLYDLVVRRFMAVFFPSAEYTVTTRISTVAPHSFKTEGKVLVKPGWLAIYGKEAAEEVEGGKDGDKGQNLVPVKPGESVNTLAVDPKGLKTKPPARYSEATLLGAMESAGKQIDDEELRSAMQEKGLGTPATRAAIIEGLLTEKYMLREGREIIPTAKAFQLMTLLRGLEVEELCRADLTGEWEYKLSQMEKGQLSREAFMAEIAAMTERMVKKAKEYDRDTIPGDYATLESPCPNCGGVVKENYRRFACVGKPGAEGCGFSFGKSPAGRTFETAEANALLRDKKIGPLEGFRSKAGWPFTSEIVIKYDDEAHNYKLEFDFGDDKKGEESGEIVEFEDAALGPCPICGSDVHEHGSNYVCSKAVPTAAQPTPSCTFKSGKIILQQPVEREQMHKLLETGKTDLLDKFVSMRTRRNFKAHLAWDKEAGKVNFEFAPSKFPPRPGAAAKTAAAKAGKTTAAAKKAPAKKAAAKSTAAKAPRKAAAGKAPSAALAAVIGSEPVARPEAVKKMWEYIKTHNLQDPKDKRTIVADDKLRAVFGKDSAGMFELAGILGNHLGGDA is encoded by the coding sequence ATGACCAAGACCCTGGTAATTGCAGAAAAACCCTCAGTGGCGCAGGACATCGTGCGCGCCCTGACCCCCGTGGCTGGCAAGTTTGACAAGCACGAAGACCACTTCGAGAACGACCGCTATGTAGTCACCAGCGCCGTGGGCCACCTGGTGGAGATCCAGGCCCCCGAGCAGTTTGATGTGAAGCGCGGCAAGTGGAGCTTTGCGCACCTGCCCGTGATCCCGCCGTTTTTTGACCTCAAGCCCGTGGACAAGACCAAGAGCCGCCTGAACGCGGTGGTCAAGCAGGCCAAGCGCAAGGACGTGTCTGAACTCATCAACGCCTGTGACGCGGGCCGCGAGGGCGAGCTCATCTTCCGCCTGATCGAGCAGTACGCCGGTGGTTCCAAACCCCTGGGCAAGCCCGTGCGCCGCCTGTGGCTGCAATCGATGACGCCCCAGGCCATCCGCGATGGCTTCAACGCCCTGCGCTCTGAGCAGCAGATGGCGGGCCTGGCCAGCGCGGCGCGCAGCCGCTCTGAGGCCGACTGGCTGGTGGGCATCAACGGCACCCGCGCCATGACGGCCTTCAACTCGCGCGACGGCGGGTTCTTCCTGACCACCGTGGGCCGGGTGCAGACGCCCACCCTGTCGCTGGTGGTGGAGCGCGAAGAAAAGATCCGCAAGTTCATCAGCCGCGACTACTGGGAAATCCACGCCACCTTTGGCGCCCAGGCCGGTGAATACCCCGCCAAGTGGTTCGACCCCAAGTGGAAAAAGGGCGAGGATGCAGAGATGCGAGCGGACCGCGTGTGGTCTGCCGCCGAGGCACAGTCAATAGCCAACGCCGTGCGCGGCAAGCAGGCCACCGTCACCGAAGAGAGCAAGCCCACCACGCAGGCGTCGCCCCTGTTGTTCGATTTGACCAGCCTGCAGCGCGAGGCCAACGGCAAGTTCGGCTTCAGCGCCAAGACCACGCTGGCCCTGGCGCAAAGCCTGTACGAGCGCCACAAGGCCCTGACCTACCCGCGTACCGATTCGCGCGCGCTGCCTGAAGACTATTTGCCGGTGGCCAAGCAGACCTTTGAAATGCTGGCCGACAGCGGCATGCGCCACCTGGCACCCCACGCGCTCACCGCGCTGAATAACAACTACGTGCGCCCGTCCAAGCGCATTTTTGACAACAGCAAGGTCAGCGATCACTTTGCCATCATCCCCACGCTGCAGGCACCGAGCGGCCTGAGCGAGGCCGAGCAAAAGCTGTACGACCTGGTCGTGCGCCGCTTCATGGCGGTGTTCTTCCCGAGTGCTGAATACACCGTGACCACGCGTATCAGCACCGTGGCCCCGCACAGCTTCAAGACCGAAGGCAAGGTGCTGGTCAAGCCGGGTTGGCTGGCCATCTACGGCAAGGAAGCCGCTGAAGAAGTCGAAGGCGGCAAGGACGGCGACAAGGGCCAGAACCTGGTGCCGGTCAAACCCGGCGAAAGCGTCAACACCCTGGCGGTGGACCCCAAGGGCCTCAAGACCAAGCCCCCCGCCCGGTATTCGGAAGCGACGCTGCTGGGCGCCATGGAAAGCGCGGGCAAGCAGATTGACGATGAAGAACTGCGCTCTGCCATGCAGGAAAAGGGCCTGGGCACACCTGCCACGCGCGCGGCCATCATCGAAGGCCTGCTGACTGAAAAGTACATGCTGCGCGAAGGCCGCGAGATCATCCCCACGGCCAAGGCCTTCCAGCTCATGACGCTGCTGCGCGGGCTGGAGGTGGAGGAGCTCTGCCGCGCCGACCTGACCGGCGAGTGGGAGTACAAGCTCTCGCAAATGGAAAAGGGCCAACTGAGCCGCGAAGCCTTCATGGCCGAGATCGCCGCCATGACGGAGCGCATGGTCAAGAAGGCCAAGGAATACGACCGCGACACCATCCCAGGCGACTACGCCACGCTCGAATCGCCGTGCCCCAACTGCGGCGGTGTGGTGAAGGAAAACTACCGCCGCTTTGCCTGTGTGGGCAAGCCCGGCGCCGAGGGTTGCGGCTTCAGCTTTGGCAAATCTCCCGCAGGCCGCACCTTTGAAACCGCAGAGGCCAACGCTCTGCTGCGCGACAAGAAGATCGGCCCGCTGGAAGGCTTCCGCTCCAAGGCGGGCTGGCCGTTCACCTCCGAGATCGTCATCAAGTACGACGACGAAGCGCACAACTACAAGCTCGAGTTCGACTTCGGCGACGACAAGAAGGGCGAAGAGTCCGGCGAGATTGTCGAGTTTGAAGATGCCGCCCTCGGCCCTTGCCCTATCTGCGGATCAGACGTGCACGAGCATGGCAGCAACTACGTGTGCAGCAAAGCCGTGCCCACTGCAGCGCAGCCCACACCGAGCTGCACCTTCAAGAGCGGCAAGATCATCCTGCAGCAGCCCGTGGAGCGCGAGCAGATGCACAAGCTGCTGGAGACCGGTAAGACCGACCTGCTCGACAAGTTCGTGAGCATGCGCACGCGCCGCAACTTCAAGGCCCACCTGGCGTGGGACAAGGAAGCGGGCAAGGTCAACTTCGAGTTTGCGCCCAGCAAGTTCCCACCCCGCCCGGGCGCTGCGGCCAAAACCGCCGCCGCCAAGGCAGGCAAGACCACCGCTGCCGCCAAGAAAGCCCCTGCCAAAAAGGCCGCAGCCAAGTCCACCGCCGCCAAAGCCCCGCGCAAGGCCGCCGCAGGCAAGGCCCCCAGCGCCGCCCTGGCCGCTGTGATTGGCAGCGAACCCGTGGCACGCCCCGAGGCCGTCAAGAAGATGTGGGAATACATCAAGACCCACAACCTGCAAGACCCCAAGGACAAGCGCACCATCGTCGCCGACGACAAGCTGCGCGCCGTGTTCGGCAAAGACAGCGCGGGCATGTTCGAGCTGGCGGGCATCCTGGGCAACCACCTGGGCGGCGACGCATGA
- a CDS encoding YidB family protein, whose protein sequence is MGLFDSVVGAVLNNAGQAGGTAAGGGLGGLLGMAAQNPQLVQAVLSLLGNDGAHGGLAGLVERFQQAGLGNVLQSWIGTGTNLPISGEQLASVLGQGTLSQLGSQVGAAPADVAQQLSHLLPGLVDQLTPQGQVPQGGLGNSSDLMGVLGQFLRG, encoded by the coding sequence ATGGGTTTATTCGATTCAGTCGTCGGCGCAGTCTTGAACAACGCAGGCCAGGCCGGGGGCACTGCCGCAGGCGGTGGCCTGGGCGGGCTGCTGGGCATGGCCGCCCAAAACCCGCAGCTGGTGCAAGCCGTGCTGTCCCTGCTGGGCAACGATGGCGCGCACGGCGGGCTGGCGGGGCTGGTAGAGCGCTTTCAGCAAGCGGGGCTGGGCAATGTGCTGCAGTCGTGGATTGGCACGGGCACCAACCTGCCGATCTCGGGCGAGCAACTGGCCAGCGTGCTGGGCCAGGGCACCCTGTCGCAGCTGGGCAGCCAGGTGGGTGCAGCCCCGGCCGATGTGGCCCAACAGCTCAGCCACCTGCTGCCCGGCCTGGTGGACCAGCTCACGCCCCAGGGCCAGGTGCCCCAGGGCGGCCTGGGCAACAGCAGTGACCTGATGGGCGTGCTGGGGCAGTTTTTGCGCGGCTGA
- a CDS encoding esterase-like activity of phytase family protein, with the protein MSAFFSLNRLAASVALACVALSPAFTAHAQQAFPSTLAGHAVMPAMTVIAAPADAPADLRHAGKFTTAQRVEKLGSVAGLSAGRPTGIGLPFDGQPLQGHSGIKRMPDGSFWLLTDNGAGSKANSPDFMLHLSHYQVDFQSGQFSRQKTIFLHDPDKKVPFRITQEGTDKRYLTGADFDPESFQFAGGALWIGDEFGPFLIKADLNGKVLAVFETKVDGKVVRSPDAPGVLMPGAPDAKPTAFDVKRSKGFEGMAASKDGSKLYALLEGALWNDAAKAYENVGGKQYLRVLEFDVKTEQWTGRHWKYVLEANHHAIGDFNMIDATISGDGTSAMGLIIERDNGEGTADKACPTGQQRTDCFHDLAQFKRVYKVELNDANVGGEIRKVGYIDLMNIQDPQRLAKKPLNNGVLTFPFFTIENVDVVDDKHIVVGNDNNLPFSSSRDPNKADDNELVLLQVEALLKAR; encoded by the coding sequence ATGTCTGCTTTCTTCTCCTTGAATCGTCTGGCCGCCAGCGTTGCGCTGGCTTGCGTTGCCCTGTCGCCAGCTTTCACTGCCCACGCCCAGCAAGCCTTTCCCTCCACGCTGGCCGGTCACGCCGTGATGCCTGCCATGACGGTGATTGCTGCCCCCGCCGATGCCCCGGCCGATCTGCGCCATGCGGGCAAGTTCACCACCGCGCAGCGCGTGGAAAAGCTGGGCTCGGTGGCGGGCCTTTCGGCTGGGCGCCCCACGGGCATTGGTCTGCCGTTTGACGGTCAGCCGCTGCAAGGGCACTCGGGCATCAAGCGCATGCCGGACGGCAGCTTTTGGCTGCTGACGGACAACGGCGCGGGCTCCAAGGCGAATTCGCCCGACTTCATGCTGCACCTGAGCCACTACCAGGTGGATTTCCAAAGCGGCCAGTTCAGCCGCCAAAAGACCATCTTCCTGCACGACCCGGACAAGAAGGTGCCTTTCCGCATCACACAAGAGGGCACCGACAAGCGCTACCTGACGGGCGCGGACTTTGACCCCGAGAGCTTTCAGTTTGCGGGCGGTGCGCTGTGGATTGGCGACGAGTTTGGCCCCTTCCTCATCAAGGCCGATTTGAACGGCAAGGTGCTGGCGGTGTTTGAGACGAAGGTGGACGGCAAGGTGGTGCGCTCGCCCGATGCCCCCGGCGTGCTGATGCCCGGCGCGCCCGATGCCAAGCCCACCGCGTTCGATGTGAAGCGCTCCAAGGGCTTTGAAGGCATGGCCGCCAGCAAGGACGGCAGCAAGCTCTACGCCCTGCTCGAAGGCGCGCTGTGGAACGACGCCGCCAAGGCCTACGAGAACGTGGGCGGCAAGCAGTACCTGCGCGTGCTCGAATTCGATGTGAAGACCGAGCAATGGACGGGCCGTCACTGGAAGTACGTGCTGGAGGCCAACCACCACGCGATTGGCGACTTCAACATGATCGACGCCACTATCTCGGGAGATGGCACAAGCGCCATGGGCCTCATCATCGAGCGCGACAACGGCGAAGGCACGGCCGACAAGGCCTGCCCCACGGGCCAGCAGCGCACGGATTGCTTCCACGACCTGGCGCAGTTCAAGCGGGTGTACAAGGTGGAATTGAACGACGCCAACGTGGGCGGCGAAATCCGCAAGGTGGGCTACATCGACCTGATGAATATCCAAGACCCGCAGCGCTTGGCCAAGAAGCCGTTGAACAATGGCGTGCTCACCTTCCCGTTCTTCACCATTGAAAACGTGGACGTGGTGGACGACAAGCACATCGTGGTGGGCAATGACAACAACCTGCCTTTCAGCTCCAGCCGCGACCCGAACAAGGCGGACGATAACGAGCTGGTGCTGTTGCAGGTGGAGGCGCTGCTCAAGGCGCGCTGA
- a CDS encoding biotin--[acetyl-CoA-carboxylase] ligase: MTAPIRWPAEAVWEAVAPLLPGFTVEVLPSIDSTNTELMRRARAGQTEPTLLVAEQQTAGRGRLGRVWQSDVGASLMLSLGLPLAPKDWSGLSLAVGVSVAESLQPALPPLQPGHSPRIGLKWPNDLWLSGDRKLGGILVETASFVSPQAAQAAPGASQHGTAARYVVVGIGINVLPRSAEGMSMPPGSLQDVEPGLDAPAALLRIVPPLVGMLQGFEACGFAPVQPRFAARDVLQGRPVTLSDGQTGTAHGVGEDGALLVHTAQGMQAVTSAEISVRPAVVAAPL; the protein is encoded by the coding sequence ATGACCGCCCCCATCCGCTGGCCCGCCGAGGCCGTCTGGGAGGCCGTGGCCCCACTGTTGCCGGGCTTCACGGTCGAGGTGCTGCCCAGCATCGATTCGACCAACACCGAGCTGATGCGCCGCGCCCGGGCCGGGCAGACCGAACCCACCCTGCTGGTGGCCGAGCAGCAAACCGCCGGACGCGGCCGCCTGGGCCGGGTGTGGCAGAGCGATGTAGGCGCGTCGTTGATGTTGTCCTTGGGCCTGCCGCTGGCGCCCAAGGATTGGTCCGGCCTGTCGCTGGCCGTGGGCGTGAGCGTGGCCGAGAGCCTGCAGCCCGCCCTGCCCCCGCTGCAGCCCGGCCACAGCCCCCGCATTGGCCTGAAGTGGCCCAACGACCTGTGGCTGAGCGGCGACCGCAAGCTGGGCGGCATTTTGGTGGAGACCGCCAGCTTCGTATCGCCCCAGGCCGCACAAGCCGCCCCCGGCGCCAGCCAGCATGGCACCGCCGCCCGCTACGTGGTAGTGGGCATTGGCATCAATGTGCTGCCCCGCAGCGCCGAGGGCATGAGCATGCCCCCCGGCAGCCTGCAGGATGTGGAGCCGGGCCTGGATGCGCCCGCCGCCCTGCTGCGCATCGTGCCCCCGCTGGTGGGCATGCTGCAGGGCTTTGAGGCCTGCGGCTTTGCGCCCGTGCAGCCCCGCTTTGCTGCGCGCGATGTGCTGCAGGGTCGCCCTGTGACGCTGAGCGACGGCCAGACCGGCACCGCCCATGGCGTGGGCGAAGACGGCGCGCTGCTGGTGCACACCGCCCAGGGCATGCAGGCCGTGACCAGTGCCGAGATCAGCGTGCGCCCTGCCGTGGTGGCCGCCCCGCTGTGA
- a CDS encoding acyl-CoA dehydrogenase family protein, whose protein sequence is MDFNPSPLARQLCDRLNAFIDRYVLPYNAAWHAAVQAGDYPPPFLEDLKALAREEGLWNLFLPTLRDDEPGTRLSNLDYAPLAEAMGRLPWAAEVFNCSAPDTGNIELLHRFASPAQRVQWLQPLLHGQCRSAFAMSEPDVASSDPTNLQTTVRREGEVLVLNGRKWFITGAAHPQCQLLIVLCRNADGDEDADRIDSPDSLGGSHHHDPHHCHSMVLVPLDTPGVEVVRNIRVLHHHAPEGHCEIRLHNVRVPATALLGAWGQGFAMAQARLGPGRVHHCMRTIGQCELALQLAAERALERHAFGKPLSEQANVQEWLADSRIEIDQARWLVLHTAWLLDQGPHGEERGVKTGQGTGQGAGPEAANARQVRAQVAAIKVVAARLQQRVVDRAMQIFGAMGLSPDTPLAAFWTWGRALRLMDGPDEVHLRTVARQVLAQARAGLGSHTAYFTTPEQLAAPPRLKA, encoded by the coding sequence ATGGACTTCAACCCCTCCCCCCTGGCGCGGCAGTTGTGCGATCGGCTCAACGCCTTCATCGACCGCTACGTGCTGCCCTACAACGCCGCCTGGCATGCCGCCGTGCAGGCGGGCGACTACCCGCCGCCGTTTCTCGAAGACCTCAAGGCCCTGGCCCGCGAAGAGGGGCTGTGGAACCTCTTCTTGCCCACGCTGCGCGATGACGAGCCCGGCACGCGCCTGTCCAACCTGGACTACGCACCGCTGGCCGAAGCCATGGGCCGCCTGCCCTGGGCGGCCGAGGTGTTCAACTGCAGCGCACCGGATACCGGCAACATCGAGCTGCTGCACCGCTTTGCCAGCCCTGCGCAGCGCGTGCAGTGGCTGCAGCCACTGCTGCACGGCCAGTGCCGGTCGGCCTTTGCGATGAGCGAGCCGGACGTGGCCTCGTCCGACCCCACCAACCTGCAGACCACGGTGCGGCGCGAGGGTGAAGTCCTGGTGCTCAATGGCCGCAAGTGGTTCATCACTGGCGCGGCGCACCCGCAGTGCCAATTGCTCATCGTGCTGTGCCGCAACGCCGATGGGGACGAAGACGCCGACCGCATCGACAGCCCCGACAGCCTGGGTGGCTCCCACCACCATGACCCCCACCACTGCCACAGCATGGTGCTGGTGCCCCTGGACACACCCGGGGTGGAGGTGGTGCGCAACATCCGCGTGCTGCACCACCACGCGCCCGAGGGGCATTGCGAAATTCGCCTGCACAACGTGCGTGTGCCCGCCACCGCCTTGCTGGGCGCCTGGGGGCAAGGCTTTGCCATGGCGCAGGCGCGCCTGGGGCCGGGGCGGGTGCACCACTGCATGCGCACCATCGGCCAGTGCGAGCTGGCCCTGCAACTGGCCGCCGAACGCGCGCTGGAGCGCCACGCCTTTGGCAAGCCGCTGTCTGAACAAGCCAATGTGCAGGAGTGGCTGGCCGACTCGCGCATCGAGATCGACCAGGCGCGCTGGCTGGTGCTGCACACGGCCTGGCTGCTGGACCAAGGCCCGCACGGGGAAGAACGCGGGGTGAAAACGGGGCAGGGCACTGGACAAGGCGCTGGGCCAGAAGCGGCCAACGCCCGGCAGGTGCGCGCGCAGGTAGCGGCCATCAAGGTGGTGGCAGCCCGGCTGCAGCAGCGCGTGGTGGACCGGGCCATGCAGATTTTTGGCGCCATGGGCCTGTCGCCCGATACGCCCCTGGCCGCCTTCTGGACCTGGGGCCGCGCCCTGCGCCTGATGGACGGGCCTGACGAGGTGCACCTGCGCACCGTGGCCCGGCAGGTGCTGGCCCAGGCGCGCGCGGGCCTGGGCAGCCACACGGCTTACTTCACCACGCCCGAGCAGCTGGCGGCCCCGCCGCGCCTGAAGGCCTGA
- a CDS encoding sporulation protein, whose translation MLRLAVIALLLANAGYYAYTQGWLRSAGLAQPEQAEPLRMQQQIRPETLKVLRTQGTTAAPTPPAPPAAAADAGASATAAAATAAAAPAADAGECLQAGVFDDKQAAALRTAAASLPQGSWTLEPTPITGRWMIYMGRFDDQDTLDKKRAELRARKVDFDRAGGTLELGLSLGRFSTEEAAQRGLTTLNAQGVRTARVVLERQAAPGFTLKLPAVTDAQRQQWLATLRPAMAGKTLGSCG comes from the coding sequence ATGCTGCGCCTTGCCGTCATCGCCCTGCTGCTGGCCAATGCCGGTTATTACGCCTACACCCAGGGCTGGCTGCGCAGCGCAGGCCTGGCCCAACCCGAGCAGGCCGAGCCCCTGCGCATGCAGCAGCAGATCCGCCCCGAGACCCTGAAAGTGCTGCGCACGCAAGGCACCACCGCCGCCCCCACGCCGCCCGCCCCACCGGCGGCTGCGGCCGATGCCGGGGCCTCTGCCACGGCCGCAGCTGCCACGGCCGCAGCTGCCCCGGCCGCCGATGCGGGCGAATGCCTGCAGGCCGGCGTGTTTGACGACAAGCAGGCGGCGGCACTGCGCACCGCTGCCGCCAGCTTGCCCCAGGGCAGCTGGACGCTGGAGCCCACGCCCATCACCGGGCGCTGGATGATCTACATGGGCCGCTTTGACGACCAGGACACGCTGGACAAAAAGCGCGCCGAGCTGCGCGCCCGCAAGGTGGACTTTGACCGCGCGGGCGGCACGCTGGAGCTGGGCCTGTCGCTGGGCCGCTTCTCCACCGAAGAGGCCGCGCAGCGGGGCCTGACCACCCTGAACGCCCAGGGCGTGCGCACCGCCCGCGTGGTGCTGGAGCGCCAGGCCGCCCCGGGCTTCACCCTCAAGCTGCCCGCTGTGACCGATGCCCAGCGCCAGCAGTGGCTGGCCACCCTGCGCCCCGCCATGGCGGGCAAGACGCTGGGCAGCTGCGGCTAG
- a CDS encoding aldo/keto reductase family oxidoreductase: MHSLEQAGTFLLGSRPVFRLGYGAMQLAGPGVFGPPKDKAAALSVLRTAVESGVNHIDTSDFYGPHITNQLIREALSPYRGDLTIVTKIGARRDDQGAWLPAASAHELTQAVHDNLRNLGADVLDVVNLRVMFNAFGPSEGAIEEQVSVLAELQQQGLVRHIGLSNVTRTQVAEAQRLCTVVCVQNQYNLAHRQDDALVDELARQGIAYVPFFPLGGFSPLQSTQLSSIALRLGATPLQVALAWLLKRSPNVLLIPGTSSVDHLRQNLASAQLALAPEVLAELDCVVQDRAGNHPA, translated from the coding sequence ATGCACTCTCTTGAACAAGCTGGCACGTTTTTGCTCGGTAGCCGCCCTGTCTTCCGTCTGGGCTACGGTGCCATGCAGTTGGCGGGGCCAGGGGTCTTTGGGCCACCCAAGGACAAAGCAGCCGCCCTGTCGGTGCTGCGCACGGCTGTGGAAAGCGGCGTCAATCACATCGACACCAGCGACTTCTATGGCCCCCACATCACCAACCAACTCATTCGTGAGGCGCTCAGCCCCTACCGAGGTGACCTGACCATCGTGACCAAAATCGGTGCGCGCCGAGACGATCAAGGCGCTTGGCTGCCGGCAGCATCGGCGCATGAGCTGACTCAGGCTGTGCACGATAACCTTCGCAATCTGGGTGCGGACGTGCTCGATGTCGTGAACCTGCGCGTGATGTTCAATGCGTTTGGCCCGAGCGAAGGCGCTATTGAGGAGCAGGTCAGCGTGCTGGCCGAGCTGCAACAGCAGGGGCTGGTTCGCCACATTGGCCTGAGCAATGTCACCCGGACCCAGGTCGCTGAGGCCCAGCGCCTGTGCACTGTGGTTTGCGTGCAAAACCAATACAACCTGGCACATCGTCAGGACGATGCTTTGGTGGACGAACTGGCACGCCAAGGCATTGCGTATGTCCCGTTTTTCCCGCTGGGAGGATTCAGCCCGCTGCAGTCGACCCAGTTGTCGAGCATCGCCCTGCGGCTGGGGGCCACGCCGCTGCAAGTGGCGCTGGCATGGTTGCTGAAGCGGTCACCCAATGTGCTGTTGATTCCGGGCACCTCGTCCGTCGATCACCTGCGGCAAAACCTGGCCAGTGCGCAACTCGCGCTTGCACCCGAAGTGCTCGCAGAACTCGATTGCGTGGTGCAGGACCGCGCGGGCAACCACCCGGCGTAA
- a CDS encoding SET domain-containing protein has translation MARNATPADPNAHSGRRIQTRRSGVHGRGVFALQDIAAGEVLVEYTGEIISWQEAQDRHPHDPSQPNHTFYFHVDEDRVIDANYGGNSARWINHSCDPNCFADEQDGRIFITALRNIKAGDELNYDYGLIIEERYTPKLKAEYPCWCGAATCRGTLLAPKRGWRPPMPDLPPPEPRAARGKAKATKATKGDKGGKA, from the coding sequence ATGGCCCGCAATGCAACGCCCGCCGACCCCAACGCCCACTCCGGCCGCCGCATCCAGACCCGGCGCTCGGGCGTGCACGGCAGAGGGGTTTTTGCCCTGCAGGACATCGCCGCTGGCGAGGTGCTGGTGGAATACACCGGCGAAATCATCAGCTGGCAAGAAGCGCAAGACCGCCACCCCCACGACCCCAGCCAGCCCAACCACACGTTTTACTTCCATGTGGACGAGGACCGGGTGATCGACGCCAACTACGGTGGCAACTCGGCCCGCTGGATCAACCACAGCTGCGATCCCAATTGCTTTGCCGACGAGCAGGACGGCCGCATTTTCATCACCGCGCTGCGCAACATCAAGGCGGGCGACGAGTTGAACTACGACTACGGCCTGATCATTGAAGAGCGCTACACCCCCAAACTGAAGGCCGAATACCCCTGCTGGTGCGGCGCTGCCACCTGCCGAGGCACGCTGCTGGCCCCCAAGCGCGGCTGGCGCCCGCCCATGCCCGACCTGCCCCCGCCAGAGCCCCGCGCTGCACGGGGCAAAGCCAAGGCCACCAAAGCCACGAAGGGCGACAAGGGCGGCAAGGCATGA